A window of Flavobacterium flavigenum contains these coding sequences:
- a CDS encoding site-specific DNA-methyltransferase yields MSLLLENPEVKTHFFIPIKDVLVFNQALFIEFMEQKKYLNDSFTAYKNKIGLTIDGKFLTQRKQIQAIGNFLTYYRRIYCESRRCWYFYRCALKS; encoded by the coding sequence ATCTCTTTATTATTAGAAAATCCAGAAGTTAAAACTCATTTTTTTATTCCTATAAAAGATGTTTTGGTTTTTAATCAAGCCTTATTCATAGAATTTATGGAGCAAAAAAAATATTTGAACGATAGTTTTACGGCCTACAAAAACAAAATAGGATTAACGATTGATGGTAAATTCCTAACCCAACGAAAACAAATTCAAGCTATCGGAAACTTTCTGACTTACTATCGGCGAATTTATTGTGAAAGTAGACGATGTTGGTACTTTTATAGATGTGCGTTAAAATCTTAA
- a CDS encoding C10 family peptidase yields MNSTNKPQSVNESGTGSLTFQYGPLLSTSWGQGVGYNDLAPNNGCSNYSNGRTPTGCVATAMSQIMKYYQYPSNYNWTQMYDGSGSNETARLMLDAGNSVGMDWGCSGSSAETSSVPNALKSTFGYSAADYMDFSIATTKSELNAGYPVILRGGEKATKWLIFNVYENGHAWICDGIRQYSVPVRVSAGLHGYITVFHNAWTYHMNWGWSGMYNGWYSASWQVGSDTFTYKAGMVYNIRK; encoded by the coding sequence ATGAATTCAACGAATAAACCTCAATCGGTTAATGAAAGTGGTACTGGGTCTCTTACATTTCAATATGGACCATTGCTTAGTACAAGTTGGGGACAAGGAGTTGGTTACAATGACTTAGCACCTAATAATGGTTGTTCAAACTACTCTAATGGTAGGACACCTACTGGTTGTGTAGCAACTGCAATGTCCCAAATAATGAAATATTATCAATATCCTTCCAATTACAATTGGACTCAAATGTATGATGGAAGTGGTTCTAATGAGACTGCAAGGTTGATGCTCGATGCAGGAAATTCTGTAGGAATGGATTGGGGTTGTAGTGGATCTTCTGCTGAAACTAGTTCAGTGCCAAATGCATTAAAATCAACATTTGGTTATAGTGCTGCAGATTATATGGATTTTAGTATTGCGACAACAAAAAGCGAGTTAAATGCGGGATATCCTGTAATATTAAGAGGGGGGGAAAAAGCAACTAAATGGCTTATTTTTAATGTATATGAGAACGGACATGCCTGGATATGTGATGGCATCCGTCAGTATAGCGTTCCAGTACGAGTATCGGCAGGTTTGCATGGATATATTACAGTGTTTCATAATGCTTGGACATATCATATGAATTGGGGCTGGAGCGGTATGTATAATGGTTGGTATTCGGCGAGTTGGCAAGTTGGAAGTGATACATTTACCTATAAAGCAGGAATGGTTTACAATATTAGAAAATAA
- a CDS encoding Spi family protease inhibitor, whose translation MYEKKDMIKKSIYYLFIFFGLLTSCTEKDYEDKASGYLEENLEVGQDANFIDPNEVQNIATAIFKNNNKIFSKGGLKKSISEIKPIGSNVNKPSYYIINYNGGGFLIMSGDNRAMPVLAFSNEDHFDTSADSYPSLLIE comes from the coding sequence TTGTATGAAAAAAAAGACATGATAAAAAAGAGTATCTATTATTTGTTTATATTTTTTGGTCTACTTACATCTTGCACCGAAAAGGATTATGAAGATAAAGCATCGGGATATTTAGAAGAAAATCTTGAAGTTGGACAAGACGCAAATTTTATTGATCCGAATGAAGTTCAAAATATTGCTACTGCCATATTTAAGAACAACAATAAAATATTTTCTAAAGGAGGTCTAAAAAAAAGCATCAGCGAAATAAAGCCTATTGGTTCAAATGTAAATAAACCATCATATTATATTATAAACTACAACGGTGGAGGATTTCTGATAATGTCAGGTGATAATCGGGCTATGCCAGTTTTAGCTTTTTCGAATGAAGATCATTTTGATACTAGTGCAGATTCATATCCAAGTTTATTAATAGAATAG
- a CDS encoding glycoside hydrolase family 3 N-terminal domain-containing protein, which produces MKKITTMTLLMISIFAMAQQQTIDQKINDLLKKMTLEEKIGQLNQYTGDNQATGPITINPNKQNEIKQGLIGSMLNIIGTKYTRQYQELAMQSRLKIPLLFGQDVIHGYKTTFPIPLAEAASWDLAAIELAARVAATEAAASGIHWTFAPMVDIARDPRWGRVMEGAGEDTYLGSKIAYARVKGFQGTKLGDLNSVMACVKHFAAYGAAIGGRDYNSVDMSERMLWETYLPPFKAALDAGAATFMNSFNDVNGIPATGNAHLQRDILKGKWNFQGFVVSDWGSIGEMVAHGYSKDLKSASFSAITAGSDMDMESNAYRYNLAELIKEGKVSVDLIDDAVKRILRKKFELGLFDNPYRYSDAKRAEKELNNPENRKAALEMAKKSIVLLKNENETLPLSKTLKTIAFIGPMVKEYKANMGFWAVDLPEVNYDKWVVSQWDGLQNKVGKNTKLLYSKGCEAEGDNKDGFAEAVATAKQADVVILSIGERHDMSGEAKSRSNIHLPGVQEDLVKAIMATGKPVVVLVNAGRPLIFNWTADNAPAIVYTWWLGTEAGNAIADVLFGDYNPSGKLPMTFPREIGQIPIYYNHFSTGRPAPNDEATGYVSSYIDLKNSPKFPFGYGLSYTKFDYSGLKLSSAKIKSSENIKVSFQLSNVGKVTGEEVVQLYLQDKFGSVVRPVLELRDFQKVKLNAGESKTIEFIIDKEKLSFYNNKLEWVAEPGDFEVMIGTSSADIKLKSSFELVD; this is translated from the coding sequence ATGAAAAAAATAACAACAATGACCCTGTTGATGATTTCCATTTTTGCGATGGCCCAGCAACAGACAATAGATCAAAAGATAAATGATTTATTGAAAAAAATGACACTGGAAGAAAAAATAGGTCAGCTTAATCAGTACACAGGAGATAATCAGGCAACTGGTCCCATTACAATTAATCCAAACAAGCAAAACGAAATTAAGCAAGGTTTAATTGGTTCGATGCTAAATATTATCGGGACAAAATATACCAGACAATATCAGGAGCTGGCAATGCAATCACGTCTTAAAATTCCGTTGTTATTTGGTCAGGATGTTATTCACGGATACAAAACCACGTTTCCAATTCCGCTGGCAGAAGCGGCAAGCTGGGATTTAGCAGCTATTGAATTAGCAGCAAGAGTTGCGGCAACAGAAGCTGCGGCAAGTGGTATCCACTGGACCTTTGCCCCAATGGTCGATATTGCCCGTGATCCTCGTTGGGGACGTGTAATGGAAGGTGCCGGCGAAGACACTTATTTGGGATCTAAAATTGCGTATGCCAGAGTAAAAGGTTTTCAGGGCACTAAATTAGGCGATCTGAATTCGGTTATGGCCTGTGTAAAGCATTTTGCAGCGTATGGTGCAGCTATTGGCGGAAGAGATTACAACTCCGTTGATATGAGTGAAAGGATGTTATGGGAAACCTACCTGCCTCCTTTTAAAGCCGCTTTGGATGCGGGTGCAGCTACTTTTATGAATTCGTTTAATGATGTAAACGGAATTCCGGCCACCGGAAATGCGCATTTGCAAAGAGATATTTTAAAAGGAAAATGGAACTTTCAGGGATTTGTGGTTTCAGACTGGGGATCTATCGGCGAAATGGTTGCCCATGGATATTCAAAAGATTTGAAATCTGCTTCTTTTTCAGCTATTACAGCCGGAAGCGATATGGATATGGAAAGCAATGCTTATCGGTATAATTTGGCCGAATTAATTAAAGAAGGAAAAGTTTCTGTTGATTTAATTGACGATGCTGTAAAGAGAATCCTGCGTAAAAAATTCGAATTAGGATTATTTGATAACCCTTACCGATATTCAGATGCAAAAAGAGCAGAAAAAGAATTAAACAATCCCGAAAACAGAAAAGCAGCACTTGAAATGGCTAAAAAAAGTATTGTTTTGCTGAAAAATGAAAACGAAACTTTACCACTTTCAAAAACCCTCAAAACCATCGCTTTTATCGGTCCAATGGTCAAAGAATACAAAGCTAACATGGGATTCTGGGCTGTTGATTTACCGGAAGTTAATTATGATAAATGGGTTGTTTCGCAATGGGATGGACTGCAGAATAAAGTAGGTAAAAACACCAAATTGCTTTATTCCAAAGGCTGTGAGGCAGAGGGAGACAATAAAGATGGTTTTGCAGAAGCGGTTGCAACAGCAAAACAAGCCGACGTAGTAATTTTAAGTATTGGCGAAAGACACGATATGAGTGGAGAAGCCAAAAGCCGAAGCAATATTCATTTACCCGGTGTGCAGGAAGATCTTGTAAAAGCTATTATGGCCACAGGAAAACCTGTGGTTGTTTTAGTAAATGCAGGAAGACCTCTTATTTTTAACTGGACTGCAGATAATGCTCCTGCTATTGTATATACCTGGTGGCTGGGCACAGAGGCGGGAAATGCAATCGCCGATGTATTGTTTGGCGATTACAATCCGTCGGGAAAATTGCCAATGACTTTCCCTAGAGAAATTGGACAAATCCCGATTTATTACAATCATTTCAGTACAGGAAGACCTGCGCCAAACGATGAAGCAACCGGCTATGTTTCGTCCTATATCGACTTGAAAAATTCCCCTAAATTCCCTTTTGGATATGGGCTTAGTTACACAAAATTTGATTATTCAGGTTTGAAATTATCTTCAGCAAAAATAAAAAGCAGCGAAAACATAAAAGTATCATTTCAATTATCCAATGTCGGAAAGGTGACTGGAGAAGAAGTAGTTCAGCTTTATTTGCAGGATAAATTTGGTTCTGTGGTGAGACCGGTTTTAGAATTGAGAGATTTCCAAAAAGTAAAATTAAACGCAGGAGAATCAAAAACTATTGAGTTTATAATTGACAAAGAAAAACTTTCTTTTTACAACAATAAATTAGAATGGGTTGCCGAACCGGGAGATTTTGAAGTTATGATTGGTACCTCATCAGCAGATATTAAACTAAAATCTAGTTTTGAATTAGTAGATTAA
- a CDS encoding endonuclease/exonuclease/phosphatase family protein — MKKIHIVILLLMLLFASSSFYAQNLKMMSYNIRLDVASDGENAWPNRKDYFTSQIRFYSPDILGVQEATPGQVVDIASALPEYSKFGIGREENETGEACTIYYKKERFKVEQMNTFWLSETPNVVSKGWDAACNRICTYALFKDLKTKKSFWVFNTHLDHVGNEARVKGVQLILSKMKEINSKNYPAFLMGDFNSEPNTDQIAEVKKEMDDTQDVSKEKPFGPSGTFNGFKHNEPVTLLIDYIFISKNSRLTIQKHAVLSDSKDLKYPSDHLPVYIEVN; from the coding sequence ATGAAAAAGATACACATTGTTATTCTGTTATTAATGCTTCTTTTTGCAAGCTCTTCATTCTATGCTCAGAATTTAAAAATGATGAGTTATAATATCCGTTTGGACGTTGCTTCAGACGGAGAAAATGCATGGCCAAACCGAAAAGATTATTTTACTTCTCAAATCCGGTTTTACAGTCCCGACATTTTAGGAGTTCAGGAAGCTACCCCCGGTCAGGTTGTTGATATTGCTTCTGCATTGCCGGAATATAGTAAGTTTGGAATAGGGAGAGAAGAGAATGAAACGGGTGAAGCCTGCACTATTTATTATAAAAAAGAACGCTTTAAAGTAGAACAGATGAATACATTTTGGCTTTCAGAAACCCCAAATGTTGTCTCAAAAGGCTGGGATGCCGCCTGCAACAGGATATGCACCTATGCACTCTTCAAAGATTTAAAAACAAAGAAATCATTTTGGGTTTTTAATACACATCTGGATCATGTGGGCAATGAAGCCAGAGTGAAAGGAGTGCAGCTGATTCTTTCTAAAATGAAAGAGATCAATTCTAAAAATTATCCGGCATTTTTGATGGGTGATTTTAATTCAGAACCCAATACAGATCAGATTGCAGAAGTAAAAAAAGAAATGGATGATACCCAAGACGTTTCAAAAGAAAAACCTTTTGGACCTTCGGGAACATTTAATGGTTTTAAGCATAATGAACCTGTTACATTACTAATAGATTACATATTTATTTCTAAAAATAGCAGATTAACAATTCAGAAACATGCTGTTTTAAGTGATTCAAAAGATTTAAAATATCCTTCGGACCATTTGCCTGTTTATATTGAAGTGAATTAA
- a CDS encoding glycoside hydrolase family 30 protein, giving the protein MKKIGFIITCLCLSFSVYPQQKKPKQTEEFTTNNKTITVYTTADNTKLRLTPTDNLKFSPSQQPVETEISVFVEPSKKFQTFMGIGGAITDASAEIFAKLSKEKQAEFLNAYYDTQKGIGYSLLRTTIQSSDFSSGSYSYIKEGDTQLKTFSIDHDKEFRIPLIKQAIKASGGKIPVYATPWSPNAFMKSNKSVLKGGKLLPEFYQPWANMYAKFIKAYEKEGIPIWATSVQNEPMATQTWESCLYTAEDERDFLKHFLGPTLKKEGLGNVKIIAWDHNRDLMVQRANVIFSDPEASKYVWGIGFHWYETWTGAQPMFENVARVHEAYPDKKLIFTEGCVERFDPAKYQFWPNAERYGTSMINDFNNGTVAWTDWNILLDQFGGPNHVGNFCFAPIHADTTTGELIYTPSYYYIGHFSKFIRPNAVRVSTSVSRSHLSSTSFLNKDGKMATIIMNHTNNEITYNLIVATEKTVVKIPAHAIQTLVY; this is encoded by the coding sequence ATGAAAAAAATTGGCTTTATTATTACTTGTTTATGTTTATCATTTTCTGTTTATCCACAACAGAAAAAACCAAAGCAGACAGAAGAATTTACAACAAATAATAAAACGATCACAGTGTATACCACTGCTGATAATACAAAATTAAGGTTAACCCCAACAGATAATTTAAAATTCTCACCTTCTCAACAGCCTGTTGAAACTGAAATTTCAGTTTTTGTAGAACCTTCCAAAAAATTCCAGACCTTTATGGGAATTGGAGGTGCTATTACGGATGCAAGTGCCGAAATATTTGCAAAACTATCCAAAGAAAAACAAGCTGAATTCCTAAATGCTTATTACGATACTCAAAAAGGTATTGGCTATTCATTGCTAAGAACAACCATACAAAGTTCTGATTTTAGCAGTGGAAGCTATTCTTATATCAAAGAAGGCGATACCCAATTAAAAACTTTTTCTATTGACCACGATAAAGAATTTAGAATACCATTAATCAAACAAGCCATAAAAGCTTCCGGAGGAAAAATCCCTGTCTATGCAACACCTTGGTCGCCTAACGCTTTCATGAAAAGTAATAAAAGTGTACTTAAAGGCGGAAAATTATTGCCTGAATTTTATCAGCCCTGGGCTAATATGTATGCCAAATTTATAAAAGCATACGAAAAAGAAGGTATTCCAATCTGGGCGACTTCTGTACAAAATGAGCCTATGGCAACCCAAACCTGGGAATCCTGCCTCTATACCGCTGAAGATGAGAGGGATTTCCTGAAACATTTCCTAGGACCAACATTAAAAAAAGAAGGTTTAGGAAATGTAAAAATTATTGCCTGGGACCATAACCGCGATTTAATGGTACAAAGAGCAAACGTAATTTTTTCAGATCCCGAAGCTTCAAAATATGTCTGGGGAATAGGTTTTCACTGGTATGAAACCTGGACCGGAGCTCAGCCGATGTTTGAAAATGTAGCGAGGGTTCATGAAGCCTATCCGGATAAAAAATTAATATTTACCGAGGGGTGTGTCGAAAGATTTGATCCTGCAAAATATCAGTTTTGGCCAAATGCAGAAAGATATGGAACTTCTATGATTAATGATTTCAATAACGGAACCGTTGCCTGGACCGATTGGAATATTCTATTAGATCAGTTTGGCGGACCAAACCATGTTGGTAATTTTTGCTTCGCCCCTATTCATGCTGATACCACAACTGGTGAATTAATTTATACGCCATCTTATTATTATATTGGTCATTTTTCTAAGTTTATTCGCCCAAATGCTGTTAGAGTAAGTACATCAGTAAGCAGAAGTCATTTGTCCAGTACCTCATTCTTAAATAAAGATGGAAAAATGGCCACTATCATAATGAATCATACCAATAATGAAATCACGTATAACTTAATTGTGGCAACTGAAAAAACAGTAGTAAAAATACCTGCACACGCAATACAGACTTTAGTTTATTGA
- a CDS encoding RagB/SusD family nutrient uptake outer membrane protein → MKKLIYKISLFAGLAIMLVSCADDFLDKPVYGVLAADDYFKTEEELQEGVFACYDVLQWAYTTDWNSMYVVKSFPADETHAGGGSDGDQPSYQQLDDFSYTAENKPIEHSFKTMYFGIMRANAVINIAVGDTPAKVQMIAEAKALRAFFYFELVSMWGGVPLRLALPGASEFALEKSTPEQIYAQIHKDLDEAIPNLPKKSEYSPEMRFRMSKGTAQAIKGKAYLYQKKYPESAAAFEDVITSTEYDLAPDYSKLFLKESEYGLESLFEVGYNITGYDWGNFQWGGNRSMENNINWQLMGPRGDYYTTGTSGLLPGWGFNYPTAKMAQAFDAEGDVIRKNASILSVADLRTKYGGDWTEDWTAPDPVWGMEGYFRLKYGTLKSETAPSPGVAELNYGTNIRLIRYADVLLMAAEANLLAGNVSTAQSYFTKVRDRVDLPVKTVTLDAIKTERRLELAFEGFRFLDLIRWGDAATVLKNQGFKKNGNFAEKHNLYPIPSAEILNNSKMTPNPGWGN, encoded by the coding sequence ATGAAAAAATTAATATATAAAATATCATTATTTGCAGGCTTAGCTATTATGCTGGTTTCCTGTGCAGACGATTTCTTAGACAAGCCGGTTTATGGTGTTTTGGCTGCTGATGATTATTTCAAAACCGAAGAAGAACTTCAGGAAGGCGTATTTGCATGTTATGATGTGCTGCAATGGGCATATACTACTGACTGGAATTCTATGTATGTTGTAAAATCATTTCCGGCAGACGAAACACACGCAGGCGGAGGTTCAGATGGTGACCAGCCCTCTTACCAGCAACTTGATGACTTTTCATATACAGCTGAAAACAAACCAATTGAACATTCTTTTAAAACCATGTATTTTGGTATTATGAGAGCTAATGCTGTTATTAATATAGCCGTAGGAGATACACCTGCCAAAGTTCAGATGATAGCCGAAGCCAAAGCCTTAAGAGCCTTTTTTTATTTTGAATTAGTTTCAATGTGGGGAGGAGTTCCATTACGATTAGCACTTCCGGGTGCATCTGAGTTTGCGCTTGAAAAATCGACTCCTGAACAAATCTATGCCCAAATACACAAAGATTTAGATGAAGCTATTCCAAACCTGCCTAAAAAAAGTGAATATTCTCCCGAAATGCGTTTTAGAATGTCAAAAGGGACAGCACAGGCGATAAAAGGTAAAGCTTATTTATATCAAAAAAAATATCCTGAATCAGCTGCTGCATTTGAAGATGTAATAACTTCGACTGAGTACGACCTTGCTCCTGATTATTCCAAATTATTTTTAAAAGAATCTGAATACGGTTTAGAATCATTGTTTGAAGTTGGTTATAATATCACCGGGTATGATTGGGGGAATTTTCAATGGGGAGGAAACCGTTCAATGGAAAACAATATCAACTGGCAGTTAATGGGACCTAGAGGAGATTACTATACTACAGGAACTTCAGGACTTCTGCCAGGCTGGGGCTTTAACTATCCAACAGCTAAAATGGCTCAGGCATTTGATGCAGAAGGTGATGTTATTAGAAAAAATGCTTCAATATTGTCAGTTGCCGATCTTAGAACAAAATATGGCGGAGACTGGACAGAAGACTGGACAGCACCAGACCCTGTGTGGGGAATGGAAGGCTATTTCAGACTTAAATATGGTACATTAAAATCTGAAACAGCTCCAAGTCCGGGTGTTGCTGAATTAAACTACGGAACAAACATTAGACTGATCAGGTATGCAGATGTTCTTTTAATGGCAGCAGAAGCGAATCTTTTAGCAGGAAATGTTTCAACTGCACAAAGCTATTTTACTAAAGTTCGGGACAGAGTAGACTTACCTGTTAAAACTGTTACACTTGATGCAATTAAAACAGAAAGAAGATTAGAATTAGCGTTTGAAGGATTCAGATTCCTTGACTTAATTCGCTGGGGTGATGCAGCAACAGTACTTAAAAACCAAGGATTTAAGAAGAATGGTAATTTTGCTGAAAAACATAACTTATATCCAATTCCTTCTGCAGAAATTCTTAACAATAGCAAAATGACACCTAATCCAGGTTGGGGCAACTAA
- a CDS encoding SusC/RagA family TonB-linked outer membrane protein translates to MKLTKLLLFCFSSLLFSVIAVAQDITVNGIVNDESGMPVPGATILIKGTNKATASDFDGKFQINAPSNGTLTISFVGYNTIEEVVNGRTKIEVRLKPESQNLNEVVVVGYGTQKKSVVTGAISSIKAEQIATLSVGLSTQVLQGQAAGVTVMAQSGAPGAGAKVRIRGAGSNGNSDPIYVVDGMRTGNIDFLDSNDIEKIEILKDAASAAIYGADGGNGVVMITTKKGKAGSMKVTYSNQFGFQSLRTKLEMMNADQYVKWIDETKPPGNRPNVADWEGKKGTDWLDEAAEDAAPMQHHTLQLAGGNEVSTFLISGNFFTQDGIFGGDKTNFKRTTVRANSNHKVSKYLEVGENFSLSVNKRKAFTEDDSFNGIMNHAMLMDPLTPVFYPNGTALPQHVQDALASGKVLIKNKNGEYYGISEYIDGEIANPIGQIAIDHGLSQETKIIGNVYANIKPFEGFVFTTRYGIEQAFNNYDDWSQKAWWNSTKENTTNSKTYNQGIFKTWLFENFATYTKTIGKHEFSAMIGMSAQDTEYRYLNTRASGMIKEGDQWAPVGETPVTGTISGNITPSSMNSYFGRLTYSFDNKYLFQASLRNDNSSLFAPDKRAGYFPAVSAGWIISNESFWATETVNHLKLRASWGQNGSTSNIAAGQWQAFITKDGLKYPDALGNYHTVGELKALPNEDITWETTEQTDLGFDVRAFNNRLTFGFDYYKKVTKDLLTPSSPPLSTGYAAPYANAGDVTNKGFEIEAGWRESGRKFNYGINLNLTTIKNEVTYLNPLLTRVDGANLPVLGTVTSFELGKPVWFFRGYKTDGIFQNQAQIDAYKTALGNVSTWNPTPGAPIVVDTNGDGDITDQDKTYIGDPHHDVIVSTTIDFEYKGFDLKIFAQGAFGGENFLALARVDNPASNRPSFFYTDRWTGEGSTNSFPKASYSDPIIYTSDLMVQDASYVKIKQIQFGYNFKSELLSQIKVSNLRLYVSLDDYFTFTKYKGIDPEVGSFSNNSQGIDRGLYPNASRIMTGLSVSF, encoded by the coding sequence ATGAAATTAACAAAATTACTTCTTTTTTGTTTTTCGTCTTTATTGTTTTCAGTTATCGCAGTCGCTCAGGATATCACGGTAAATGGAATAGTTAACGATGAAAGTGGAATGCCCGTCCCGGGAGCAACAATTTTAATTAAAGGTACTAACAAAGCAACTGCATCTGATTTTGATGGAAAGTTTCAAATTAATGCTCCCTCTAATGGAACATTGACAATATCTTTTGTGGGATATAATACAATAGAAGAGGTTGTAAATGGAAGAACTAAAATCGAAGTCCGATTAAAACCTGAATCACAAAACTTAAATGAAGTTGTAGTGGTAGGATACGGAACACAAAAGAAAAGTGTTGTTACAGGTGCTATTTCTTCAATAAAAGCAGAGCAAATTGCCACTTTATCAGTTGGTTTATCAACACAGGTATTACAAGGGCAAGCTGCGGGAGTAACTGTTATGGCACAATCTGGTGCTCCGGGAGCTGGAGCTAAAGTTCGTATCCGTGGAGCAGGATCAAATGGTAACTCAGACCCTATTTATGTGGTTGACGGAATGCGAACCGGTAATATCGATTTCTTAGACTCTAATGATATCGAAAAAATAGAAATATTAAAAGATGCTGCATCTGCTGCTATTTATGGAGCTGACGGAGGTAATGGAGTTGTAATGATTACAACTAAAAAAGGTAAAGCGGGGTCTATGAAAGTTACTTACAGCAATCAATTTGGTTTTCAGTCTTTGAGAACAAAATTAGAAATGATGAATGCTGATCAGTACGTTAAATGGATTGACGAAACAAAACCTCCGGGTAACAGGCCAAATGTAGCAGACTGGGAAGGCAAAAAAGGAACAGACTGGCTTGATGAAGCAGCTGAAGATGCAGCACCAATGCAGCATCATACACTTCAGCTTGCAGGAGGAAATGAAGTTTCTACCTTTTTAATTTCAGGCAACTTTTTTACTCAGGATGGGATTTTTGGCGGAGATAAAACCAATTTTAAACGTACAACTGTTAGAGCTAACTCCAATCACAAAGTCAGCAAATATTTAGAAGTTGGAGAAAATTTCTCCCTTTCAGTAAACAAACGTAAAGCTTTTACTGAGGATGACAGTTTCAACGGTATCATGAATCACGCCATGTTAATGGATCCTTTGACACCAGTATTTTATCCAAACGGAACAGCGTTGCCACAACACGTTCAGGATGCATTGGCGTCAGGAAAAGTACTGATCAAGAATAAAAATGGAGAATATTATGGTATCTCAGAATATATTGATGGAGAAATAGCAAATCCAATTGGACAAATTGCAATTGATCATGGCTTAAGCCAGGAAACCAAAATTATTGGTAATGTATATGCCAATATCAAGCCTTTTGAAGGATTTGTTTTTACAACACGTTACGGAATTGAGCAGGCATTCAACAATTATGATGACTGGTCTCAAAAAGCATGGTGGAATTCTACTAAAGAAAACACTACAAACTCTAAAACTTATAATCAGGGAATTTTTAAAACATGGTTATTTGAAAACTTTGCAACTTACACCAAAACAATCGGTAAGCATGAATTCTCTGCCATGATAGGTATGTCTGCTCAGGACACTGAATATCGCTATTTGAATACACGGGCATCTGGAATGATTAAGGAAGGTGATCAATGGGCACCTGTTGGTGAAACTCCTGTAACGGGAACTATATCCGGTAATATAACACCATCATCCATGAATTCTTACTTTGGACGTCTTACGTATTCATTCGATAATAAATATTTATTTCAGGCTTCTTTAAGAAATGATAACTCTTCGCTTTTTGCGCCGGACAAACGTGCCGGATATTTCCCTGCAGTATCTGCGGGCTGGATCATCTCTAATGAATCATTTTGGGCAACTGAAACTGTGAATCATTTAAAATTAAGAGCATCATGGGGTCAAAATGGTTCTACATCTAATATTGCTGCAGGCCAATGGCAGGCATTCATTACCAAAGATGGTTTAAAATATCCGGATGCATTAGGCAATTATCATACTGTAGGTGAACTTAAAGCATTACCTAACGAAGACATTACCTGGGAAACTACGGAACAAACCGATTTAGGATTTGATGTACGAGCTTTTAATAATAGATTAACATTTGGTTTTGACTATTATAAAAAGGTTACAAAAGACTTGTTAACTCCTTCATCTCCACCTTTATCAACTGGTTATGCAGCTCCATATGCTAATGCAGGTGATGTAACCAACAAAGGATTTGAAATTGAAGCAGGATGGAGAGAATCCGGACGTAAATTCAACTATGGAATCAACTTAAACCTGACTACAATTAAAAACGAAGTTACATATTTAAACCCATTGCTTACAAGAGTTGACGGAGCAAACCTGCCAGTATTAGGAACTGTAACTTCTTTCGAATTAGGAAAACCAGTTTGGTTTTTCAGAGGATATAAAACAGATGGTATTTTCCAGAATCAGGCGCAAATTGACGCTTATAAAACAGCTTTAGGAAATGTCTCTACATGGAACCCAACTCCGGGTGCGCCTATAGTTGTTGATACGAATGGTGACGGTGATATCACAGATCAGGATAAAACATACATTGGTGACCCTCACCATGATGTAATAGTTTCAACCACTATAGATTTTGAATACAAAGGATTTGATCTTAAGATTTTTGCACAAGGTGCCTTTGGAGGAGAAAACTTCCTGGCATTAGCGAGAGTTGACAACCCAGCTTCTAATCGTCCGTCATTCTTTTACACTGATAGATGGACAGGAGAAGGGAGCACTAACAGTTTTCCAAAAGCATCTTATAGTGATCCAATCATTTACACAAGTGATTTAATGGTTCAGGATGCTTCTTATGTAAAAATCAAACAAATCCAATTCGGATATAATTTTAAATCAGAATTATTAAGCCAGATAAAAGTGAGCAATCTAAGACTTTATGTTTCATTGGATGATTACTTCACATTTACAAAATACAAAGGTATTGACCCTGAAGTAGGAAGTTTTTCAAATAACTCACAAGGTATTGACAGAGGTTTGTATCCAAATGCAAGCCGTATCATGACAGGATTATCAGTATCATTTTAA